A single region of the Winslowiella toletana genome encodes:
- a CDS encoding HdeA/HdeB family chaperone, whose product MKATKSVSGKIVFAVGLLLLSVTSVQAAERTPEDMKCDEFVNLNPKAMAPVAFWMLSDKTTYKGGDTVSLKEKVNVSVPQIVDFCEKNKEKPVYEFRNKLQDLVVH is encoded by the coding sequence ATGAAGGCTACAAAATCAGTGTCAGGAAAAATCGTATTCGCTGTAGGTTTATTATTGCTGTCAGTGACAAGCGTTCAGGCTGCTGAGCGGACTCCTGAAGATATGAAATGCGACGAGTTTGTTAACCTGAATCCTAAAGCCATGGCTCCGGTAGCTTTCTGGATGCTGAGCGACAAAACCACTTACAAGGGCGGTGATACGGTCTCTTTGAAAGAGAAAGTTAACGTCAGCGTCCCTCAGATTGTTGATTTTTGTGAAAAAAATAAAGAAAAACCCGTGTATGAGTTCAGAAACAAACTCCAGGACCTGGTGGTGCATTAA
- the ogt gene encoding methylated-DNA--[protein]-cysteine S-methyltransferase, with amino-acid sequence MMTLLEDTIPTPLGQLTIISDEQQNLRAVEWQEYRDRMRRLLNIHYGTQGFRLRQLENAGGLSAQLTRYFDGDLTVIRQLAVATNGTDFQRSVWNMLREIPCGSVLRYGEMAAMLGRAGAARAVGAANGSNPISIVVPCHRVIGANGTLTGYAGGVQRKQWLLKHEGYLLL; translated from the coding sequence ATGATGACATTACTGGAAGACACTATCCCGACCCCACTTGGACAGCTGACCATCATCAGTGATGAACAGCAAAACCTGCGCGCCGTCGAATGGCAAGAGTACCGGGATCGTATGCGGCGCCTGCTGAATATTCATTACGGCACGCAAGGTTTTCGTCTGCGCCAGCTGGAGAACGCGGGTGGCCTCAGCGCTCAACTTACCCGCTATTTTGACGGCGACCTTACCGTGATTCGTCAGCTGGCGGTGGCGACGAATGGCACTGATTTTCAGCGCTCAGTATGGAATATGCTACGTGAGATCCCCTGTGGCAGCGTATTGCGCTATGGCGAAATGGCGGCCATGCTGGGCCGGGCTGGCGCGGCCCGGGCAGTTGGAGCAGCGAATGGCTCTAACCCGATTAGTATCGTCGTGCCCTGCCATCGGGTCATCGGTGCAAACGGCACCCTGACCGGTTATGCCGGCGGAGTACAGCGTAAACAGTGGTTGCTGAAGCATGAAGGTTATTTGCTGCTGTAG
- a CDS encoding FNR family transcription factor: MIPEKRVVRRIQSGGCAIHCQDCSISQLCIPFTLNEHELDQLDNIIERKKPIQKSQTLFKAGDELKSLYAIRSGTIKSYTITEQGDEQITGFHLAGDLVGFDAISSAHHPSFAQALETSMVCEIPFETLDDLSGKMPSLRQQMMRLMSGEIKGDQDMILLLSKKNAEERLAAFIWNLSRRFGQRGFSQREFRLTMTRGDIGNYLGLTVETISRLLGRFQKSGMLAVKGKYITIENHDLLSELAGQSH, from the coding sequence ATGATTCCAGAAAAACGCGTTGTTCGTCGAATCCAATCTGGTGGCTGTGCGATTCACTGTCAGGATTGCAGCATCAGCCAGCTTTGTATCCCGTTCACGCTCAATGAACACGAGCTGGATCAGTTAGACAACATCATTGAACGCAAAAAACCCATTCAGAAAAGTCAGACGCTGTTTAAAGCGGGAGATGAACTGAAATCTCTCTACGCCATTCGTTCCGGTACGATCAAAAGCTATACCATTACTGAACAAGGCGATGAGCAAATTACCGGCTTCCATCTTGCCGGAGATTTAGTCGGCTTTGACGCCATCAGTTCTGCCCACCATCCAAGCTTTGCCCAGGCGCTGGAAACTTCCATGGTGTGCGAAATTCCTTTTGAAACTCTTGATGACCTCTCCGGCAAAATGCCCAGCCTGCGTCAACAGATGATGCGTCTGATGAGCGGTGAAATCAAAGGCGATCAGGATATGATCCTGCTGCTGTCAAAGAAAAATGCCGAAGAGCGTCTGGCGGCGTTTATCTGGAACCTGTCGCGTCGTTTTGGCCAGCGCGGCTTCTCACAGCGTGAGTTTCGCCTGACCATGACCCGTGGCGATATCGGTAACTATCTGGGTTTAACCGTTGAAACTATCAGCCGTTTACTCGGCCGTTTCCAGAAAAGCGGAATGCTGGCGGTTAAAGGCAAATATATCACCATTGAGAATCACGACCTGCTTTCAGAGCTTGCCGGTCAGAGTCACTGA
- the uspE gene encoding universal stress protein UspE, with protein MVKYQNILVAIDPQQDDQPALRRAVYLNQQIGGKIKAFLPIYDFSYEMTTLLSPDERTNMRKGVISQRTEWIREQANAYLEAGVDIEIKVVWHNRPFEAIIQEVLTSKHDLVLKMAHQHDRLEAVIFTPTDWHLLRKCPSPVWMVKDQPWPEGGKALVAVNLASEEPHHDLLNQKLVKETRELADMVNHTEVHLVGAYPVTPINIAIELPDFDPSVYNDAIRGQHLVAMKALRQKFAMDERFTHVEKGLPEEVIPDLAEHLDAGIVVLGTIGRTGISAAFLGNTAEQVIDHLRCDLLVIKPDGFATPVELDDDEDD; from the coding sequence ATGGTTAAGTATCAAAACATCCTTGTAGCGATCGATCCTCAACAGGATGACCAGCCTGCGCTGCGCCGTGCGGTGTATCTCAATCAACAGATTGGCGGCAAAATCAAAGCCTTCCTGCCTATTTATGATTTCTCCTACGAAATGACTACCCTGCTGTCGCCAGACGAACGCACCAATATGCGTAAAGGCGTCATCAGTCAGCGTACCGAATGGATTCGTGAACAGGCTAATGCTTATCTTGAAGCCGGCGTCGACATCGAGATAAAAGTGGTCTGGCATAATCGTCCGTTTGAAGCCATTATCCAGGAAGTGCTGACGAGCAAACACGATCTGGTACTGAAAATGGCCCATCAACACGATCGGCTGGAAGCGGTGATTTTCACCCCAACTGACTGGCATCTGTTACGCAAATGTCCAAGCCCGGTATGGATGGTAAAGGATCAGCCATGGCCTGAGGGAGGTAAAGCGCTGGTAGCGGTCAATTTAGCCAGTGAAGAGCCGCATCACGATTTGCTCAATCAAAAACTGGTAAAAGAAACCCGCGAACTGGCGGATATGGTTAACCACACCGAGGTCCATCTGGTGGGTGCATATCCGGTTACGCCTATTAATATTGCCATCGAACTGCCCGATTTTGATCCCAGCGTGTATAACGACGCAATTCGTGGGCAGCACCTGGTGGCAATGAAAGCCCTGCGGCAAAAATTTGCTATGGATGAAAGATTCACCCACGTCGAAAAAGGGTTACCGGAAGAGGTTATTCCCGATCTGGCTGAACATCTGGATGCCGGTATAGTGGTGCTGGGAACCATCGGGCGCACCGGCATTTCTGCGGCCTTTTTAGGCAACACCGCAGAGCAGGTTATCGACCACTTGCGCTGTGATCTGCTGGTGATTAAACCAGATGGTTTTGCTACCCCAGTCGAACTGGATGATGATGAGGATGATTAA